The following proteins are encoded in a genomic region of Magallana gigas chromosome 1, xbMagGiga1.1, whole genome shotgun sequence:
- the LOC105320598 gene encoding platelet endothelial aggregation receptor 1 isoform X1, with product MILLNYQSFFNNAMLVLCYSFVNLCQAYENIALNKPAYQKNQYEKGNNTFDASNAVDGLKSNLHWSGGQCAVSTTNEETATWWVDLGSINSIHHITLYYRTENKKWDYRNNATSSFLGFSLYVSNTTNRLQGTLCFKDDYFNRSTIPAVFNTTCQEQEQYVIYYNERLQGVTYPSDYNEYAENDLCEVEVYGCPIRGSYFGNCLVSNTMTCQCSKCKPGFFGRRCEFECDVGHYGYNCNETCGHCIDKLQCFHVEGTCLSGCKAGYSGQACKKDCIVSQYGYNCNETCGHCKDPIQCSSVTGTCLTGCNAGYVGRLCKEECVFGHYGYNCNETCGHCKDPIQCSTVSGTCLTGCNAGYVGRLCKEVCVFGYYGHGCIKECSKFCNRSRDCNPVSGFCNGGCRNGKKGSYCQEDRSLSGRTIEFYCFIGALGLSTIVIVVLIICIILKRRNNKHQERGHEQLRNTVDIPVAYHAGGACGEYIEFREGNTDNPYDRIHERSNVRYNK from the exons atgattttattaaattatcagtCGTTTTTTAATAATGCGATGCTGGTCTTGTGTTACAGTTTCGTCAATTTGTGCCAAGCGTATG AAAACATTGCACTTAACAAACCTGCTTACCAAAAAAACCAATATGAGAAAGGGAATAATACTTTCGACGCTAGCAATGCAGTGGATGGACTTAAATCAAACCTACATTGGAGTGGAGGTCAATGTGCTGTATCAACTACAAACGAAGAAACCGCCACCTGGTGGGTTGACCTCGGCAGTATCAACAGCATTCATCACATTACACTTTATTATAGGACAGAAAACAAAAAGTGGG ATTACAGAAACAACGCAACTTCAAGCTTCCTTGGATTTTCATTGTATGTCTCCAACACAACAAATAGATTACAAGGAACTTTGTGTTTCAAAGATGATTACTTCAATAGAAGCACCATACCTGCAGTATTCAACACTACTTGTCAAGAACAAGAGCAATATGTCATCTACTACAACGAGAGACTACAGGGGGTTACCTATCCTAGCGATTATAATGAGTATGCTGAGAATGATCTTTGTGAAGTAGAGGTGTATG gtTGTCCCATCCGCGGATCTTACTTTGGGAACTGCCTTGTGTCAAATACAATGACATGTCAATGTTCCAAATGTAAACCTGGATTCTTTGGTCGTCGATGTGAATTTG AATGTGATGTTGGTCATTATGGATACAACTGTAATGAGACATGTGGTCACTGTATTGATAAACTACAATGCTTTCATGTGGAAGGAACTTGTCTAAGTGGATGTAAAGCAGGATATTCTGGACAAGCGTGCAAAAAAG ATTGCATTGTAAGTCAATATGGATACAACTGTAATGAAACATGTGGTCATTGTAAGGATCCGATACAATGTTCTTCTGTGACCGGAACCTGTCTCACCGGATGTAATGCCGGATATGTTGGACGATTGTGCAAAGAAG AATGTGTGTTCGGTCATTATGGATACAACTGTAATGAAACATGTGGTCATTGTAAGGATCCGATACAATGTTCTACTGTGAGCGGAACCTGTCTCACCGGATGTAACGCCGGATATGTTGGACGTTTATGTAAAGAAG TATGTGTGTTTGGATACTATGGACATGGATGTATTAAGGAATGCAGCAAATTTTGTAACAGATCACGTGACTGTAACCCTGTGTCTGGTTTTTGTAATGGCGGATGTAGAAACGGAAAGAAAGGGAGTTATTGTCAAGAGG ATCGTAGCTTAAGTGGCAGAACAATagagttttattgttttattggtGCCCTTGGCCTCTCGACCATCGTCATTGTAGTACTCATCATCTGCATTATCTTGAAAAG GAGAAACAACAAACACCAAGAAAGAGGCCATGAACAATTAAGAAATACAGTCGACATTCCCGTTGCTTACCACGCTGGAGGTGCCTGTGGTGAATACATAGAATTTAGGGAAGGAAATACTGATAATCCATATGATAGAATCCACGAAAGGTCAAATGTAAGATATAACAAATGA
- the LOC105320598 gene encoding platelet endothelial aggregation receptor 1 isoform X2 codes for MILLNYQSFFNNAMLVLCYSFVNLCQAYENIALNKPAYQKNQYEKGNNTFDASNAVDGLKSNLHWSGGQCAVSTTNEETATWWVDLGSINSIHHITLYYRTENKKWDYRNNATSSFLGFSLYVSNTTNRLQGTLCFKDDYFNRSTIPAVFNTTCQEQEQYVIYYNERLQGVTYPSDYNEYAENDLCEVEVYGCPIRGSYFGNCLVSNTMTCQCSKCKPGFFGRRCEFECDVGHYGYNCNETCGHCIDKLQCFHVEGTCLSGCKAGYSGQACKKDCIVSQYGYNCNETCGHCKDPIQCSSVTGTCLTGCNAGYVGRLCKEVCVFGYYGHGCIKECSKFCNRSRDCNPVSGFCNGGCRNGKKGSYCQEDRSLSGRTIEFYCFIGALGLSTIVIVVLIICIILKRRNNKHQERGHEQLRNTVDIPVAYHAGGACGEYIEFREGNTDNPYDRIHERSNVRYNK; via the exons atgattttattaaattatcagtCGTTTTTTAATAATGCGATGCTGGTCTTGTGTTACAGTTTCGTCAATTTGTGCCAAGCGTATG AAAACATTGCACTTAACAAACCTGCTTACCAAAAAAACCAATATGAGAAAGGGAATAATACTTTCGACGCTAGCAATGCAGTGGATGGACTTAAATCAAACCTACATTGGAGTGGAGGTCAATGTGCTGTATCAACTACAAACGAAGAAACCGCCACCTGGTGGGTTGACCTCGGCAGTATCAACAGCATTCATCACATTACACTTTATTATAGGACAGAAAACAAAAAGTGGG ATTACAGAAACAACGCAACTTCAAGCTTCCTTGGATTTTCATTGTATGTCTCCAACACAACAAATAGATTACAAGGAACTTTGTGTTTCAAAGATGATTACTTCAATAGAAGCACCATACCTGCAGTATTCAACACTACTTGTCAAGAACAAGAGCAATATGTCATCTACTACAACGAGAGACTACAGGGGGTTACCTATCCTAGCGATTATAATGAGTATGCTGAGAATGATCTTTGTGAAGTAGAGGTGTATG gtTGTCCCATCCGCGGATCTTACTTTGGGAACTGCCTTGTGTCAAATACAATGACATGTCAATGTTCCAAATGTAAACCTGGATTCTTTGGTCGTCGATGTGAATTTG AATGTGATGTTGGTCATTATGGATACAACTGTAATGAGACATGTGGTCACTGTATTGATAAACTACAATGCTTTCATGTGGAAGGAACTTGTCTAAGTGGATGTAAAGCAGGATATTCTGGACAAGCGTGCAAAAAAG ATTGCATTGTAAGTCAATATGGATACAACTGTAATGAAACATGTGGTCATTGTAAGGATCCGATACAATGTTCTTCTGTGACCGGAACCTGTCTCACCGGATGTAATGCCGGATATGTTGGACGATTGTGCAAAGAAG TATGTGTGTTTGGATACTATGGACATGGATGTATTAAGGAATGCAGCAAATTTTGTAACAGATCACGTGACTGTAACCCTGTGTCTGGTTTTTGTAATGGCGGATGTAGAAACGGAAAGAAAGGGAGTTATTGTCAAGAGG ATCGTAGCTTAAGTGGCAGAACAATagagttttattgttttattggtGCCCTTGGCCTCTCGACCATCGTCATTGTAGTACTCATCATCTGCATTATCTTGAAAAG GAGAAACAACAAACACCAAGAAAGAGGCCATGAACAATTAAGAAATACAGTCGACATTCCCGTTGCTTACCACGCTGGAGGTGCCTGTGGTGAATACATAGAATTTAGGGAAGGAAATACTGATAATCCATATGATAGAATCCACGAAAGGTCAAATGTAAGATATAACAAATGA